A window of Gloeocapsopsis sp. IPPAS B-1203 contains these coding sequences:
- a CDS encoding sulfotransferase, producing MNLTLSEISTLMKQKSPVFIIGGSRSGSSILYRVLQRHSSFRPYNSKEKTGVDLTESKVFYNSCIDNKKPLKYLLNNTDCYHRFLKKTRWIRVFQYCFFTETLSTKIATKFNLLRSLTYKLTFNVLLLQTFFYYAEQARGTKRIIEKSPLHVYRIPEIKATFPKAKFIHIYRHPLDVYSSYRQRLKVSLEDGIEKSNLTWLMLSPKDFCELYTKRIQLVLREYHSNPCQFMLIRYEDFISEPELIIRRVCDFLEESYEEECIPESRNEYPEFAEEKMYPNLFGTIKKPTKKWQDYISEADAIFIEDSLSEVMNQLNYPRYTRMTPKLSSTMLGAD from the coding sequence ATGAATTTAACTCTATCTGAAATTTCAACGCTTATGAAACAAAAGTCACCTGTGTTTATTATAGGTGGTTCTCGAAGTGGTAGTAGTATTCTTTACCGAGTACTTCAAAGACATTCTAGCTTTAGACCATATAATAGTAAGGAAAAAACTGGAGTAGATCTTACAGAATCTAAGGTTTTCTATAATTCTTGTATTGATAACAAAAAACCACTCAAGTATTTACTAAATAATACAGATTGCTACCATCGTTTTCTTAAAAAAACTAGGTGGATAAGGGTATTTCAATATTGTTTTTTTACGGAAACGCTATCTACTAAAATTGCTACTAAGTTTAATCTATTAAGATCTTTAACATATAAGCTAACTTTTAATGTACTTTTGCTTCAGACATTTTTTTACTATGCTGAGCAAGCACGAGGTACGAAAAGAATAATTGAAAAAAGCCCTTTACATGTATATAGAATTCCAGAAATAAAAGCAACATTTCCCAAAGCTAAGTTTATCCATATATATCGTCATCCTCTTGATGTATATAGTTCTTATAGGCAGAGGCTCAAGGTTTCTTTGGAAGATGGTATTGAAAAGTCAAATCTTACCTGGCTAATGCTTTCTCCTAAAGATTTTTGTGAACTTTACACGAAACGTATCCAACTGGTATTGAGAGAATATCACTCCAATCCCTGCCAATTTATGTTAATTCGGTATGAAGACTTTATTAGCGAGCCAGAATTAATAATTCGTCGAGTTTGCGACTTTTTAGAGGAATCATACGAAGAGGAGTGTATTCCTGAAAGTAGAAATGAATATCCTGAGTTTGCTGAAGAGAAGATGTATCCCAATCTATTTGGTACGATAAAGAAACCTACTAAAAAATGGCAAGACTATATCAGTGAAGCTGACGCAATTTTTATTGAAGATAGCTTATCTGAGGTGATGAACCAGCTTAATTATCCTAGATATACAAGAATGACACCAAAGTTATCGTCAACTATGCTAGGAGCAGACTAA